The following are encoded together in the Equus quagga isolate Etosha38 chromosome 15, UCLA_HA_Equagga_1.0, whole genome shotgun sequence genome:
- the LOC124227403 gene encoding HLA class II histocompatibility antigen, DM beta chain isoform X1: MTTLLLLLLGLSLGCTVEGGFVAHVESTCLLDDDGTPKDFTYCVSFNKDLLTCWDPEQALMVPREFGVLYTLAKSLSDYLNQYKNLLQRLSTGLQDCANHTQPFWGSLTNRTWAPSVQVAKTTPFNTKESVMLACYVWGFYPADVTITWWKNGQPVPPHSSAHKTVQPNGDWTYQTISHLATTPSFGDTYTCVVEHIGAPEPILQDWTPGLSPTQTVKVSVSVVTLGLGLILFFLGLLSWRRARSSGYTILPGSNYPEGQNVS, from the exons ATGACCAcactcctgctgctgctgctgggcctcaGCCTGGGCTGCACCGTAGAAG GTGGCTTTGTGGCCCATGTGGAAAGCACCTGTCTGTTGGATGATGATGGCACTCCAAAAGATTTCACGTATTGTGTCTCCTTCAACAAGGATTTGCTGACCTGCTGGGATCCAGAACAGGCCTTAATGGTTCCTCGTGAATTTGGGGTGCTGTATACCTTGGCCAAATCTCTCTCAGATTACCTCAACCAATATAAAAACCTACTCCAGCGCTTGTCCACTGGGCTCCAGGACTGTGCCAATCACACCCAGCCCTTCTGGGGATCACTGACAAATAGGACAT GGGCACCATCTGTGCAAGTAGCCAAAACTACTCCTTTTAACACAAAGGAGTCTGTGATGCTGGCTTGCTACGTGTGGGGCTTCTATCCAGCTGATGTGACCATCACATGGTGGAAGAATGGGCAGCCTGTCCCCCCTCACAGCAGTGCCCATAAGACTGTCCAGCCCAATGGAGACTGGACATACCAGACTATCTCCCATTTAGCCACGACCCCCTCTTTTGGGGACACCTACACCTGTGTGGTGGAGCACATTGGGGCTCCTGAGCCCATCCTTCAAGACTGGA CACCTGGGCTCTCCCCGACACAAACAGTGAAGGTTTCTGTGTCTGTGGTGACTCTGGGGCTGGGCCTCatcctcttctttcttggtttactcagCTGGCGGAGAGCAAGGTCCTCTG GCTACACTATCCTCCCTGGGTCCAATTATCCAGAAG GTCAGAACGTTTCCTAG
- the LOC124227403 gene encoding HLA class II histocompatibility antigen, DM beta chain isoform X2, which translates to MTTLLLLLLGLSLGCTVEGGFVAHVESTCLLDDDGTPKDFTYCVSFNKDLLTCWDPEQALMVPREFGVLYTLAKSLSDYLNQYKNLLQRLSTGLQDCANHTQPFWGSLTNRTWAPSVQVAKTTPFNTKESVMLACYVWGFYPADVTITWWKNGQPVPPHSSAHKTVQPNGDWTYQTISHLATTPSFGDTYTCVVEHIGAPEPILQDWTPGLSPTQTVKVSVSVVTLGLGLILFFLGLLSWRRARSSGQNVS; encoded by the exons ATGACCAcactcctgctgctgctgctgggcctcaGCCTGGGCTGCACCGTAGAAG GTGGCTTTGTGGCCCATGTGGAAAGCACCTGTCTGTTGGATGATGATGGCACTCCAAAAGATTTCACGTATTGTGTCTCCTTCAACAAGGATTTGCTGACCTGCTGGGATCCAGAACAGGCCTTAATGGTTCCTCGTGAATTTGGGGTGCTGTATACCTTGGCCAAATCTCTCTCAGATTACCTCAACCAATATAAAAACCTACTCCAGCGCTTGTCCACTGGGCTCCAGGACTGTGCCAATCACACCCAGCCCTTCTGGGGATCACTGACAAATAGGACAT GGGCACCATCTGTGCAAGTAGCCAAAACTACTCCTTTTAACACAAAGGAGTCTGTGATGCTGGCTTGCTACGTGTGGGGCTTCTATCCAGCTGATGTGACCATCACATGGTGGAAGAATGGGCAGCCTGTCCCCCCTCACAGCAGTGCCCATAAGACTGTCCAGCCCAATGGAGACTGGACATACCAGACTATCTCCCATTTAGCCACGACCCCCTCTTTTGGGGACACCTACACCTGTGTGGTGGAGCACATTGGGGCTCCTGAGCCCATCCTTCAAGACTGGA CACCTGGGCTCTCCCCGACACAAACAGTGAAGGTTTCTGTGTCTGTGGTGACTCTGGGGCTGGGCCTCatcctcttctttcttggtttactcagCTGGCGGAGAGCAAGGTCCTCTG GTCAGAACGTTTCCTAG